The following is a genomic window from Pseudomonas lurida.
TGACCCCAGGCACACCACAAAACAAACGTGGGAGCTGGCTTGCCTGCGATAGCATCACCTCGGTACCACTGATGCACCGAGGTATCCGCATCGCAGGCAAGCCAGCTCCCACACTGGGTCGTATTTCAAGTCAGTGGCGAATTAAGCCAGCTTCTCGAACTTCAGATCCCACACCCCATGCCCCAACCGCTCGCCGCGACGCTCAAACTTGGTGATCGGGCGCTCAGCCGGGCGTGGCACGCACTTGCCGTCTTCCGCCAGGTTGCGATAGCCAGGGGCGACGTTCATCACTTCCAGCATGTATTCCGCGTACGGTTCCCAGTCGGTGGCCATGTGCAGGATGCCGCCGACCTTGAGCTTGCTGCGCACCAGCTCCGCGAAGGAGGCCTGGACGATGCGACGCTTGTGGTGACGGGCTTTGTGCCATGGGTCGGGGAAGAACAGCATCAGGCGGTCGAGGCTGTTGTCGGCGATGCAGCGGTTAAGCACTTCGATGGCGTCGCAGTCGTAGACCCGCAGGTTGGTCAACCCTTGGGTCAACACGCCATTGAGCAGAGCGCCCACACCAGGGCGGTGGACTTCCACGCCGATGAAGTCCTGGTCCGGCGCGGCAGCGGCCATCTCCAGCAGGGAGTGGCCCATGCCAAAACCGATTTCCAGGGAACGCGGGGCCGAACGGCCGAACACCTGGTCGTAATCCACCGGCGCATCGGCCAATGGCAGCACGAACAGCGGCGTACCTTGCTCCAGGCCCTTTTGCTGGCCTTCGGTCATGCGACCGGCGCGCATCACAAAACTCTTGATGCGGCGGTGCTTGGACTCGTCGCCTGCGTCCACGGTGTTCGGCGTTTCGTTTGATTCAGTCATCAATGGCTCTTACTTGATCAGACCATCCAGCGGCGAGGAGGCGCTGGCGTAGAGTTTTTTCGGCATGCGACCGGCGAGGTAGGCCAGGCGGCCCGCGACGATGGCGTGGTTCATGGCTTCGGCCATCAGGATCGGTTGCTGGGCATGGGCGATGGCCGAATTCATCAGCACTGCGTCGCAGCCCAGTTCCATGGCGATGGTCGCGTCGGAGGCAGTGCCCACGCCGGCATCCACCAGCACCGGGATCTTCGCTTCTTCGAGGATGATCTGCAGGTTGTACGGATTGCAGATACCCAGGCCGGACCCGATCAGACCCGCCAGCGGCATCACGGCGATGCAGCCGATTTCCGCCAGTTGGCGCGCGATGATCGGGTCATCGCTGGTGTAGACCATCACGTCGAAACCTTCCTTGACCAGCGTTTCAGCGGCCTTGAGGGTTTCAATCACGTTGGGGAACAGGGTTTTCTGATCAGCCAGCACTTCCAGCTTCACCAGGTTGTGGCCGTCGAGCAGCTCACGAGCCAGGCGGCAGGTGCGTACGGCTTCGATGGCGTCGTAGCAACCGGCAGTGTTCGGCAGGAAGGTGTAGCGATCCGGCGACAGCACTTCGAGCAGGTTCGGCTCGCCCTCGATCTGGCCGAGGTTGGTGCGGCGTACGGCGAAGGTGACGATCTCTGCGCCCGAGGCTTCGATGGCCAGGCGGGTTTCTTCCATGTCGCGGTACTTGCCGGTGCCGACCAGCAGACGGGACTGGTAGGTACGACCGGCCAGGACGAAGGGCTTGTCGTTACGAACGATGCTCATGGGAAATCCTCGAAATGGGGTGAGGTTCTGCAGAATTCAGGAAGCTGCGCGATCAGCCGCCACCAATGGCGTGGACCACTTCGACCTGGTCACCTTCGGTGAGCGCAGTCTCGGCGTGCAGGCTACGCGGGACGATATCCAGGTTGAGTTCCACTGCGACGCGACGCCCGGTAAGGTCCAGGCGGGTCAGCAGGGCCGCAACGGTTTCACCGTCGGGCAGTTCAAAGGATTCGCCGTTCAACTGAATGCGCATGCCACGGGCCGCCATCGTTTTTAGGGGCCAGCATTCTAGCGTGATCGGCGGTGATGACCCAAGTCCTCCGGTCCGCTTCAAACAGAAAGCTTCAGGCCGCTTGAAGGCGCCACGCCGCCAAGCCAAGGAAGAACCAACCCAACAGGAACGCCAGGCCACCGAACGGCGTGATGATCCCGAGCTTGCTGATCCCGGTCATGGTCAACACGTACAGGCTACCGGAGAACAGCAGGATACCGACGACAAACGAAATACCCGCCCAACCGACCAGCCGGCCAGGGATATGTGCCGCCAGCAGCGCCACGCCGAACAGCGCCAGGGTGTGCACCAGTTGGTAGGTCACGCCGGTGTGGAAGATCGCCAGGTACTCGGCGCTCAGGCGGTTTTTCAGCCCGTGAGCGGCGAAGGCGCCAAGGGCAACGCCGGTGAAGCCGAAAAAGGCAGCCAACATCAGAAAGCCACGCAGCATGATGAACTCCAGTCAGACTCAAAGGGCCGGGTCTGTATAATGGCCCGCTCAACGGGTTCGGCCAAGCCATCTCTATGCTGCGTCTCCTCTTCAAACGCTTTCTCAACGTCGTGAAATGGTTTGCCATCGGCAGTGTGCTGCTGGTGCTGCTGTTTCGTGTCGTCCCGCCCCCCTTCACCGCGCTGATGGTTGAGCGCAAGGTCGAATCCTGGTTCGACGGCGAACCCATTGACCTGCAGCGCAGCTGGGTGCCGTGGGACGAGATCTCCGATGACCTCAAGGTGGCGGTGATGGCCGGTGAAGACCAGCGGTTCCCGCAGCATTGGGGTTTTGACTTCGGTGCGATCCAGGCCGCCATCCTGCACAACGAACGCGGTGGCTCGATTCGCGGCGCCAGCACGTTGAGCCAGCAGGTGTCGAAGAACCTGTTCCTGTGGGCGGGCCGCAGTTATTTGCGCAAAGGCCTAGAAGCCTGGTTTACCGGCCTGATCGAGGTATTGTGGCCCAAGCAACGGATCCTTGAGGTCTACCTCAACAGCGTTGAATGGGATGAAGGGGTGTTTGGCGCGGAAGCGGCTGCACGGCATCACTTTGGGGTCAGTGCCAAGGGCCTTTCACGGCAGCAGGCCAGCTATCTGGCGGCGGTATTGCCGAACCCGCGGGTGTGGAGTGCCAGCCATCCGACGGCGTATGTGGCACGGCGGGCGGCGTGGATTCGCCAACAGATGAGTCAGTTGGGTGGTGATGGCTACCTGATGGAGCTGAACAATTCCCGCAAGGCTCCCTGGTCCGACTGATACAGCACAAAACAAAAGTGGGAGGGGGCTTGCTCCCGATAGCGGTGGATCAGTCACTGTGATGTCGACTGACACTCTGCTATCGGAGGCAAGCCCCCTCCCACATTTTCAGGCGGTGTTTAGGCCGCGATCGACAGTTTCAGCTTGTTCATCGCGCTTTTCTCGAGCTGACGAATCCGCTCGGCCGACACGTTGTACTTCTGCGCCAGGTCATGCAGCGTGGCTTTTTCTTCCGCCAGCCAGCGCTGGTAGAGGATGTCACGGCTACGGTCGTCCAGCACTTCCAGCGCTTCGTGCAGGTTGTGGTTGGAGTTGTCGCTCCAGTCAGCGTCTTCCAGTTGACGCGCCGGGTCGTACCGGTGGTCTTCCAGGTAGTTGGCCGGCGATTGGAAGGCGCTGTCGTCGTCCGCTTCGGCGGCCGGGTCGAAGGCCATGTCATGGCCGGTCAGGCGGCTTTCCATCTCGCGCACTTCACGGGGTTCCACGCCAAGGCTTTCAGCCACGCGGTGGACTTCCTCGTTGTTCAGCCACGCCAGGCGTTTTTTCTGGCTGCGCAGGTTGAAGAACAGTTTGCGCTGGGCCTTGGTGGTCGCGACTTTCACAATGCGCCAGTTGCGCAGGATGAACTCGTGGATTTCCGCCTTGATCCAGTGCACGGCAAACGACACCAGGCGCACACCCATCTCAGGGTTGAAGCGCTTGACAGCCTTCATCAGGCCGACGTTGCCTTCCTGGATCAGGTCAGCCTGGGCCAGGCCATAGCCGCTATAGCTACGGGCGATATGTACAACAAAACGCAGGTGGGCGAGCACCATCTGCCGAGCCGCCCCCAAATCCTGCTCATAGTAGAGACTCTCGGCCAGTTCACGCTCCTGCTCGGGCGTCAGCAATGGGATGCTGTTTACCGTATGCACATAGGCTTCCAGGTTCGCACCCGGGACCAAGGCATAAGCAGGTTGCAAAGAAGTGGTCATACGAAAAAACCTCCGACTCACATAACTCGTGCAGTGAAGCACTGCGAAAATTGACCGGGAACCGTAGGACAAGTTCCCTAAACCACCAATACGGTCAATACAAACGAAACCACATTAATCTGACATTAACTACTTCGGTGCCAGCTCACGTAAATGCCGTGCGACCGCAATCCAGGCACCGATATACCCCAACAATACCGCGCCAAGCAAGAGACTCAGACCATCGGCTACCGGCACACCGGCCAGCGCGAAATCACTGCCGTAGAGTCCGGCAAGCCCGACAACCGCGTCGTTCAGCCAGTCCAGGCCAAATGCCAGCACGCCCCAGGACAAAATCCCGGCACTAAAGCCATAAAGCGCGCCCATGTACAGAAAAGGACGACGCACATAGCTGTCCGTGCCGCCGACCAGTTTAATCACTTCTATCTCGGTGCGGCGGTTTTCAATATGAAGACGAATGGTATTACCTATCACCAAAAGTAATGCAGACACCAACAACACTGTCAGGCCGAACACAAAACGGTCGCCCAGCTTGAGGATGGCCGCCAAGCGCTCTACCCAGACTAGATCAAGCTGCGCCTGCTGTACCTTGGGCATCTCTGCGAGTTTTTGCCGCAGGGCTTCCAAGGCGGCCTTGTCGACTTCATTCGGCGTTACCAGCACGACGCCCGGCAACGGGTTCTGCGGCAGCTCCTTGAGCGCCTCGCCCAGGCCGGACTGTTGCTGGAACTCTTCCAGCGCCTGGTCACGGCTGATGTACTCGGCCTGCGCCACGCCCGGCAGGTTCTTGATGTCATCGCGCAGGGTTTCGCCGTCTTTGGCACTGGCATCGATGTTCAGGTACAGCGAGATCTGCGCTGCGCGCTGCCAGGAACCGCCCAGTCGCTCCACATTGTTAAGCAGCAGCGACAGGCCCATCGGCAGGCTCAGGGCCACTGCCATCACCAGGCACGTGAAGAAGCTGCCAATCGGCTGCTTGCCCAGGCGCCGCAGGCTGTCGAGCAGGCTCGCACGATGGCTTTCGATCCAGGCGCGCAGCAAGGTGCTGAAGTCCGGGCCGTCATCATCGTGATCGTGCTTTTTCTTTTGGGGTTGCGGGTCGGCCGGTTTCGGCGCCACGCGCTCGGACACTTTAGGGCTGCGTGTAGCACTCATGCGCCGGCCTCCCCGTCACCGATCAGGCGGCCGCGTTGCAGGGTCAGCATGCGATGGCGCATGCGGGCGATCAGTGCCAGGTCGTGACTGGCGATCAGCACGCTGGTGCCCAGGCGGTTGATGTCTTCGAACACCCCCATGATCTCGGCCGCCAGGCGCGGGTCGAGGTTACCGGTCGGTTCATCCGCCAGCAGCAGTGCCGGGCGGTGGACGATGGCGCGGGCAATGCCGACGCGCTGTTGCTGGCCGGTGGAGAGGTCGCCGGGGTAGAGATCGGTCTTGTCCGACAACGCCACGCGCTCCAGGGCCGAATCCACGCGTTTGACGATCTCGGCCTTGGACAGCCCGAGGATCTGCAACGGCAGTGCCACGTTATTGAACACGGTGCGATCGAACAGCAGTTGGTGATTCTGGAACACCACGCCGATCTGGCGGCGCAGGAACGGGATTTGCGCGTTGCTGATGGTTGCCAGGTCCTGGCCCGCCAGCAGCAGTTTGCCGGTAGTCGGGCGCTCCATGGCCAGCAGCAGGCGCAGCAACGTACTTTTGCCGGCACCGGAATGCCCGGTTACAAACAAGAATTCGCCGCGACGCACTCGAAAGCTCAGCTCATGCAAGCCGACATGCCCGTTGGCATAGCGTTTACCGACCTGTTCGAATCGAATCATGAACGCTCCCGCTCGGCAAACAGTGCCTGTACAAAGGGTTCGGCTTCAAAGGTGCGCAGGTCGTCGATGCCTTCACCGACGCCGATATAACGAATCGGCAACCCGAACTGTTTGGCCAGGGCGAAGATCACGCCGCCCTTGGCCGTGCCGTCGAGCTTAGTCAATGCCAGGCCGGTCAGTTGTACCGTCTGGTTGAATTGTTTGGCCTGGCTGATGGCGTTCTGGCCGGTACCGGCGTCCAGCACCAACAGAACCTCGTGCGGCGCGTCTGCGTCCAGCTTGCCGATCACGCGGCGGACCTTTTTCAGCTCTTCCATCAAATTGTCTTTGGTGTGCAGGCGACCGGCGGTATCGGCGATCAGCACGTCGATGTTCCGGGCCTTGGCGGCTTGCACGGCATCGAAGATCACCGAGGCGGAATCGGCGCCGGTGTGCTGGGCGATAACCGGGATCTTGTTGCGCTCGCCCCAGACCTGCAGCTGTTCAACCGCTGCGGCACGGAATGTATCACCCGCCGCCAGCATGACTTTCTTGCCTTCGGACTGCAGCTTCTTGGCCAGCTTGCCGATGGTGGTGGTCTTGCCGGCGCCGTTGACGCCCACCACCAGGATCACAAAGGGTTTTTTCGGGGTGATCACCAGAGGCGCTTCCACAGGCTTGAGCATGGCAGCCAGCTCAGCTTGCAGGGACTTGTACAGTGCATCGGCGTCGGTCAGCTGCTTGCGCGCGACCTTCTGGGTGAGGCTCTGGATGATCACGGCGGTGGCTTCGACGCCTACGTCGGCGGTGAGCAAACGGGTTTCGATGTCTTCCAGCAGTTCGTCATCGATGACCTTCTTGCCCA
Proteins encoded in this region:
- the trmB gene encoding tRNA (guanosine(46)-N7)-methyltransferase TrmB; translation: MTESNETPNTVDAGDESKHRRIKSFVMRAGRMTEGQQKGLEQGTPLFVLPLADAPVDYDQVFGRSAPRSLEIGFGMGHSLLEMAAAAPDQDFIGVEVHRPGVGALLNGVLTQGLTNLRVYDCDAIEVLNRCIADNSLDRLMLFFPDPWHKARHHKRRIVQASFAELVRSKLKVGGILHMATDWEPYAEYMLEVMNVAPGYRNLAEDGKCVPRPAERPITKFERRGERLGHGVWDLKFEKLA
- the ftsX gene encoding permease-like cell division protein FtsX, with protein sequence MSATRSPKVSERVAPKPADPQPQKKKHDHDDDGPDFSTLLRAWIESHRASLLDSLRRLGKQPIGSFFTCLVMAVALSLPMGLSLLLNNVERLGGSWQRAAQISLYLNIDASAKDGETLRDDIKNLPGVAQAEYISRDQALEEFQQQSGLGEALKELPQNPLPGVVLVTPNEVDKAALEALRQKLAEMPKVQQAQLDLVWVERLAAILKLGDRFVFGLTVLLVSALLLVIGNTIRLHIENRRTEIEVIKLVGGTDSYVRRPFLYMGALYGFSAGILSWGVLAFGLDWLNDAVVGLAGLYGSDFALAGVPVADGLSLLLGAVLLGYIGAWIAVARHLRELAPK
- a CDS encoding thiazole synthase, with the translated sequence MSIVRNDKPFVLAGRTYQSRLLVGTGKYRDMEETRLAIEASGAEIVTFAVRRTNLGQIEGEPNLLEVLSPDRYTFLPNTAGCYDAIEAVRTCRLARELLDGHNLVKLEVLADQKTLFPNVIETLKAAETLVKEGFDVMVYTSDDPIIARQLAEIGCIAVMPLAGLIGSGLGICNPYNLQIILEEAKIPVLVDAGVGTASDATIAMELGCDAVLMNSAIAHAQQPILMAEAMNHAIVAGRLAYLAGRMPKKLYASASSPLDGLIK
- a CDS encoding DUF423 domain-containing protein; translation: MLRGFLMLAAFFGFTGVALGAFAAHGLKNRLSAEYLAIFHTGVTYQLVHTLALFGVALLAAHIPGRLVGWAGISFVVGILLFSGSLYVLTMTGISKLGIITPFGGLAFLLGWFFLGLAAWRLQAA
- the thiS gene encoding sulfur carrier protein ThiS; this translates as MRIQLNGESFELPDGETVAALLTRLDLTGRRVAVELNLDIVPRSLHAETALTEGDQVEVVHAIGGG
- the rpoH gene encoding RNA polymerase sigma factor RpoH; its protein translation is MTTSLQPAYALVPGANLEAYVHTVNSIPLLTPEQERELAESLYYEQDLGAARQMVLAHLRFVVHIARSYSGYGLAQADLIQEGNVGLMKAVKRFNPEMGVRLVSFAVHWIKAEIHEFILRNWRIVKVATTKAQRKLFFNLRSQKKRLAWLNNEEVHRVAESLGVEPREVREMESRLTGHDMAFDPAAEADDDSAFQSPANYLEDHRYDPARQLEDADWSDNSNHNLHEALEVLDDRSRDILYQRWLAEEKATLHDLAQKYNVSAERIRQLEKSAMNKLKLSIAA
- the ftsY gene encoding signal recognition particle-docking protein FtsY; this translates as MFGSNDDKKTPAAAGEKKGLFGWLRKKPQETVDEQPQVQTEPVPEPIVEAEPVAETPAPVVLPMAEPVLQPLAEVEPEPELEPAHKPWPELPVAEEPVALVEDVQAEHVVPPIPVVIEPQPVVAEAPAPAPAPVAVEPVMAAPAIIEEPATPVETSKTGFFARLKQGLSKTSASIGEGMASLFLGKKVIDDELLEDIETRLLTADVGVEATAVIIQSLTQKVARKQLTDADALYKSLQAELAAMLKPVEAPLVITPKKPFVILVVGVNGAGKTTTIGKLAKKLQSEGKKVMLAAGDTFRAAAVEQLQVWGERNKIPVIAQHTGADSASVIFDAVQAAKARNIDVLIADTAGRLHTKDNLMEELKKVRRVIGKLDADAPHEVLLVLDAGTGQNAISQAKQFNQTVQLTGLALTKLDGTAKGGVIFALAKQFGLPIRYIGVGEGIDDLRTFEAEPFVQALFAERERS
- the ftsE gene encoding cell division ATP-binding protein FtsE: MIRFEQVGKRYANGHVGLHELSFRVRRGEFLFVTGHSGAGKSTLLRLLLAMERPTTGKLLLAGQDLATISNAQIPFLRRQIGVVFQNHQLLFDRTVFNNVALPLQILGLSKAEIVKRVDSALERVALSDKTDLYPGDLSTGQQQRVGIARAIVHRPALLLADEPTGNLDPRLAAEIMGVFEDINRLGTSVLIASHDLALIARMRHRMLTLQRGRLIGDGEAGA
- the mtgA gene encoding monofunctional biosynthetic peptidoglycan transglycosylase, whose translation is MLRLLFKRFLNVVKWFAIGSVLLVLLFRVVPPPFTALMVERKVESWFDGEPIDLQRSWVPWDEISDDLKVAVMAGEDQRFPQHWGFDFGAIQAAILHNERGGSIRGASTLSQQVSKNLFLWAGRSYLRKGLEAWFTGLIEVLWPKQRILEVYLNSVEWDEGVFGAEAAARHHFGVSAKGLSRQQASYLAAVLPNPRVWSASHPTAYVARRAAWIRQQMSQLGGDGYLMELNNSRKAPWSD